GATTGACCAGTTACCTGATCACACTGTGTCTCCATGCCCTGCACCTTATGCCCCCCTGTTGAAATAAAAGGTATTTTCTCTCACCCACTCTCCTCTCTTGTATTTGTACTGTCAACTTGATATTTGTTACTCATTTTCATGTATATTTCAATGAACAGTCTGCAGTATTACCAGTCTTGGTTTTAACTAGGCAAAATAGTGGAAGTTCTTTGCGCTACTTGGATAATTTCCCCTGTCAATAGGAGAGTATATATCAGGTCAGTTCAAGGAACTTGCAATTACCATATGGCTAATTAGCATTTCATGATTCTGCCAGCCCTTAGAAATCCTTAGCAACTACGAATTGACTCTACTTTAACCAAATTGGTGTATTTTGAGAATATATCATCTTGATGGTAGAGAAACTAGGAAAATCTGTCAAAAATGGTGATTGGCCAAATACTTGCTGAATACTTTATTATCATTGCACAGACATTTACACTGACTTTCTGACTTAATGTTCTACATGGTGCCTTTTTTCTTCATATTCTTGCAGGTAGATTTAAAAATCTGCAACCTCTTAGGAACTATATGGAATAGGGGAAGTTTGATGGTGGATCTAATAGGCTTTAAGAGAACGAATCATGCTTGTTCTTCTATTCCGAGATATTGGATGCCGTGATGTGCCTTTAATGAGTGGTTCTTCAAGATGCATAAACTCTTCGTTTGCGTCTTCCTTCTTGCATataattttctttctcttatGCCCTTCAAGTGGCTAGCTACAATCTTGTGTTTGAGTAGTAGTCTTTATGTAATGCACATATGAATAAACGATGCTAACATTTTTTCTGTTAATAAACTGCTATAAATCAAAATTGAATAGGAAAAGATTTAATCAGACGTTAATTTTGGCTCTATACATCTCTCCAACGACCTTCATCGGCTGTGGATTATCTGGTCCTCTATCTCGTTGCCCTGATGTAAAATACAAATATCCATCCCAGAAAGCAGCTAGGGTAGTCTTCACCCTGTAAGGAAGCTTTCCAATCACTGACCAAGTCTGCAATTGCCAAATTTATATACCCTGTTTAAGTTGGTTTGCATGATATTTGTTGTAATTCTGGACCGCAAGTGATTGTAGATATTGAAATTTGAACTATTGAAATTCGAACTAGGAATGTTTTAGTATGAGAAAGCACATACCAGTGAGTCTAAATGAAACTGAAAAACCTCCCCAACAAGTATCATCCTCTTGTTCACTGGATGCTTTTCTGTTGTACCGCCTGTAATTATGATTGAGTTGTTGACAATCACCCAAGAACATTCTATATGGGAGTTTGGTTTTGGCATTGGAGATAAGACTTTCCATTTCTTCATTTCACCTTCGAGCATGTAAACATCACCGTACACCACCTAAAGATGATGAATATAGGTTAAGAAAAGCCCAGAAAATGGAATATCAAACATAGAAAAACATACCATAAAATCTCCATTAACTAGCTGTAACATACCTCATTCCTGCGAGAACATTTGAAGATAGGAGATCCAGGTTTTGCCATAAAATCTCCCTCTTGACCACCGATTACGAACAGCCGATCATTGTCCACAACACAAGCTCTGTTAAAACGTTGGGTTGCATGATTAGATCATGTTAAAAAGGGAGGTTGAGAGGGGAGGGGAAGGGAAGGGAATCTTGAAAGAATGTCTCTGAAAGAGCAGTAGCGAGACCTGTGTGGTCCTCCACGAGGAATCTGGATCTCGGACCGCCAGTTTTTCTCCAATGCATTGCCATCTTTTACAGCTATACTCCAATGCTCCAATCCAGGTGTATGGCGGTTTTCTTTGCTGCCCCCCATCACATGGAGTCGGCCTCTCCACAACTGAGTTGCAGGAGCGTACCTGAAATTTTCAATTGTTGAAAGCTGCAGTGTTATGGAAAATCATAAAGTATGGTGTAGTCCATGTAAATACGAACGAGGAGTGACTTGCCTAGGGACAGGTAAAGGAGGAAAGTCATGCCATTGCCTTGTTTGAGTATCAAGAACATAAGTTGCAGAAGTGGGGCCTCTACATTGGGGGCCATACTGACCTGACACCACATATATGTATCTCCCATCACTGGCCACTCCTAAATGTGAATTCGCCATGTATTTCGGTGCATCAAACCTCGCAAACCATGTATTATCTGTGAAATTATACACATCTACATGAGAGTGCACCTGCATGACACCCAAAAACATTCAAGACAATGCTTAAACCTTCAAAGATGAAAAAAAACCaaacaattaaaagaaataatctTTACATAGTCGAGGGTGCCATATCCTGAAAGAacataaaaaagattgttaatcTGTATTGATGATCCATCAAGTCGTACAACCGGTGCTGATGGCATTTGTTCCCATGGCAAATCAGGTGCTGGTATGTCCGCAAATGTTGCTGATATGAATCGCTGAGAACTACGTCCCTCTCCTACCTACAAATACATTTGGGAAAGTGTTAACAGTTAAAAAGTGGGATATTGGGGTAAATTAAAAGGGAACAAAACCTTGGTAGAAATTTTGGGGTCTTCTCCAGCTCTTGGAACGACAAAGAAAGGAGGT
The sequence above is drawn from the Gossypium hirsutum isolate 1008001.06 chromosome A05, Gossypium_hirsutum_v2.1, whole genome shotgun sequence genome and encodes:
- the LOC107957013 gene encoding kelch repeat-containing protein At3g27220, which gives rise to MAKNHHPQWKNNNCTKFVLLVTFACLVGLACILNLASSFSFYSSYLSFTSNWVSHKPPFFVVPRAGEDPKISTKVGEGRSSQRFISATFADIPAPDLPWEQMPSAPVVRLDGSSIQINNLFYVLSGYGTLDYVHSHVDVYNFTDNTWFARFDAPKYMANSHLGVASDGRYIYVVSGQYGPQCRGPTSATYVLDTQTRQWHDFPPLPVPRYAPATQLWRGRLHVMGGSKENRHTPGLEHWSIAVKDGNALEKNWRSEIQIPRGGPHRACVVDNDRLFVIGGQEGDFMAKPGSPIFKCSRRNEVVYGDVYMLEGEMKKWKVLSPMPKPNSHIECSWVIVNNSIIITGGTTEKHPVNKRMILVGEVFQFHLDSLTWSVIGKLPYRVKTTLAAFWDGYLYFTSGQRDRGPDNPQPMKVVGEMYRAKINV